The Oncorhynchus nerka isolate Pitt River linkage group LG12, Oner_Uvic_2.0, whole genome shotgun sequence genome includes a region encoding these proteins:
- the LOC115138440 gene encoding uncharacterized protein C14orf28 homolog: MESKFCILTDTEDLRTLISSTENNQQIERTKTLFEEIRASINNNEEEDRSFWRPVLPWGGVYTIRAGRRAISCTPLYVKISLKNTCTIDGFLMILYIILRDNHSFPREVGIFLGRQFVEHFLYLMDSYDYTTVKMLWIWDRMSKRQYRSVIHHAALEIDLFGNEHENFTKNLETMLSTMQESLCTNWSCPARFQEFLQRTININPPHELPHRDPIQSAVEEFFCPKIILCKELGCNGLREFSQRVFCHGPPPFVILNMQLWKSEELSYVPYHLALSQHRYSLEGATLFNKEEHHYSAAFQIDGYWMHYDGLRSDNLILLNKPPELLLLSSLVYIRASDK, encoded by the exons ATGGAGAGCAAATTCTGCATTTTGACCGACACAGAAGACCTTAGAACCCTAATTTCAAGTACCGAAAATAATCAGCAAATTGAAAG GACAAAGACTTTGTTTGAGGAGATCCGTGCATCCATCAACAACAATGAAGAAGAGGACCGTTCCTTTTGGAGGCCTGTGCTCCCATGGGGGGGTGTCTACACCATCAGGGCGGGGAGGAGGGCCATCTCATGCACGCCTCTGTATGTTAAGATAAGCCTAAAGAACACCTGCACAATTGACGGGTTCCTCATGATCCTCTATATAATACTGAGAGACAACCATAGCTTTCCCCGAGAGGTGGGCATCTTTCTGGGCAGGCAGTTTGTAGAGCATTTCCTCTACCTGATGGACTCGTATGACTACACCACCGTTAAGATGCTGTGGATCTGGGACAGGATGTCCAAAAGGCAGTACCGCTCAGTGATCCACCATGCAGCGTTGGAGATCGACCTGTTTGGTAACGAACATGAGAACTTCACCAAGAACTTAGAGACAATGCTGTCCACTATGCAGGAGAGCCTATGCACCAACTGGAGCTGTCCTGCTCGCTTTCAGGAGTTCTTACAGAGAACCATCAACATCAA TCCTCCTCATGAGCTGCCCCATAGAGATCCCATTCAGTCAGCGGTGGAGGAGTTCTTCTGTCCCAAAATCATTCTCTGCAAAGAACTGGG GTGTAATGGGTTGAGGGAGTTCTCTCAGAGGGTCTTCTGCCATGGCCCACCTCCTTTTGTCATTCTCAACATGCAGCTATGGAAGTCTGAGGAGCTGTCCTACGTTCCTTACCATCTGGCTCTGTCCCAACACAG GTACTCACTGGAAGGCGCCACACTTTTCAACAAGGAGGAGCATCACTACTCTGCAGCCTTCCAGATAGATGGCTACTGGATGCACTATGACGGGCTGAGGAGCGACAATCTGATCCTGTTAAACAAGCCCCCTGAACTCCTGCTGCTCTCTTCCCTTGTCTACATCCGCGCCTCAGACAAATGA
- the LOC115138439 gene encoding kelch-like protein 28, which translates to MDQQAQSYMLASLTRPHSEQLLQGLQLLRQDHELCDIVLRVGECKIHAHKVVLASISPYFKAMFTGNLSEKETSEVEFQCIDEAALQAIVEYAYTGTVFISQERVESLLPAANLLQVKLVLKECCSFLESQLDAGNCIGISRFAETYGCHDLCLAATKFICQNFEEVCLTEEFFELTRAELDEIVSNDCLKVVTEETVFYALESWIKYDVTERQQHLAQLLHCVRLPFLSVKFLTRLYEANHLIRDDHACKHLLNEALKYHFMPEHRLSYQTVLSTRPRCAAKVLLAVGGKAGLFATLESMEMYFPQTDSWIGLAPLSVPRYEFGVAVLDQKVYVVGGIATHMRQGISYRRHESTVESWDPDSNTWSTVECMAECRSTLGVVVLAGELYALGGYDGQYYLQSVEKYVPKVKEWQPVAPMTKSRSCFATAVLDGMVYAIGGYGPAHMNSVERYDPSKDAWEMVAPMADKRINFAVGVMLGFIFVVGGHNGVSHLSSIERYDPHQNQWTACRPMNEPRTGVGSAIVDNYLYVVGGHSGSSYLNTVQRYDPITDSWLDSSGMMYCRCNFGMTAL; encoded by the exons ATGGACCAGCAGGCCCAGTCCTATATGCTTGCCAGTCTGACGCGGCCCCACTCTGAGCAGCTGTTGCAAGGCCTCCAGCTGTTGCGGCAGGACCATGAGCTGTGTGACATTGTGCTGCGCGTGGGTGAATGCAAGATCCATGCCCACAAAGTGGTGCTGGCGAGCATCAGCCCCTATTTCAAGGCCATGTTCACGGGCAACCTGTCAGAGAAGGAGACCTCCGAGGTGGAGTTCCAGTGCATTGACGAGGCTGCGCTACAG GCAATCGTTGAGTATGCCTACACTGGCACGGTATTCATCTCACAGGAAAGAGTGGAGTCCCTATTGCCAGCTGCTAACCTGCTCCAGGTCAAGCTGGTGCTGAAGGAGTGCTGCTCCTTCTTGGAGAGTCAGCTAGATGCTGGGAACTGTATAGGCATCTCACGCTTCGCTGAGACCTATGGCTGCCATGATCTCTGCCTGGCTGCCACTAAATTCATCTGTCAGAATTTTGAAGAGGTGTGCCTGACAGAGGAGTTCTTTGAGCTGACACGGGCGGAATTGGATGAAATAGTGTcaaatgactgtctgaaggtggTAACGGAAGAGACTGTGTTCTACGCCCTGGAGTCGTGGATCAAGTACGATGTGACTGAGCGGCAGCAGCACCTAGCTCAGCTACTGCACTGCGTCCGTTTGCCTTTCCTCAGCGTTAAGTTCCTCACCCGCCTCTACGAGGCCAACCACCTTATCCGGGATGACCACGCCTGCAAGCACCTCCTCAATGAGGCCCTCAAATACCATTTCATGCCTGAGCACCGGCTCTCCTACCAGACGGTGTTGTCCACAAGGCCACGCTGTGCTGCCAAAGTTCTTCTTGCTGTGGGAGGCAAGGCTGGACTCTTTGCCACCCTCGAGAG CATGGAAATGTACTTCCCTCAAACTGATTCATGGATTGGGCTTGCCCCTCTTAGTGTGCCCCGCTATGAGTTTGGAGTGGCAGTGTTGGACCAGAAGGTGTATGTGGTGGGTGGTATCGCCACACACATGCGACAGGGCATTAGCTACCGGAGACATGAGAGCACAGTGGAGAGCTGGGACCCTGACAGCAACACGTGGTCCACAGTGGAGTGCATGGCAGAGTGTCGCAGCACCCTGGGGGTGGTGGTCTTGGCTGGGGAGCTCTATGCCCTGGGGGGCTATGATGGCCAGTACTACCTACAGTCTGTAGAAAAATATGTCCCCAAGGTGAAGGAGTGGCAGCCTGTGGCACCTATGACCAAGTCACGCAGCTGCTTTGCCACGGCTGTGCTGGATGGCATGGTCTATGCCATTGGTGGCTATGGCCCCGCCCATATGAACAG TGTGGAGCGGTACGACCCCAGCAAGGATGCCTGGGAAATGGTAGCCCCCATGGCAGACAAACGGATCAATTTTGCCGTGGGTGTCATGCTAGGGTTCATATTTGTGGTTGGGGGACACAATGGGGTATCTCATCTGTCCAGCATTGAGAGGTATGACCCACACCAGAACCAGTGGACAGCCTGTCGGCCCATGAATGAACCACGCACAG GGGTTGGCTCCGCGATCGTGGACAACTATCTCTATGTGGTGGGGGGTCACTCGGGATCATCCTACCTGAACACTGTCCAGCGATACGACCCCATCACAGACAGCTGGCTGGACTCTAGTGGCATGATGTACTGCCGCTGTAACTTTGGCATGACTGCTCTTTGA